One Amphiprion ocellaris isolate individual 3 ecotype Okinawa chromosome 5, ASM2253959v1, whole genome shotgun sequence genomic region harbors:
- the ubap2a gene encoding ubiquitin-associated protein 2a isoform X2, translated as MMSSLGSDKSRGPREKALPAATHTSQPQKLIQATAEQIRLAQMIYDKSDADFEDKVNQLMEVTGKNQDECMVALHDCNEDVSRAINFLLESTSDMTSWETVGKKKPLVKEGPSESKENKENREKKGEREASKGRAAANRKGKGASRSRQARPEENGVEVTPVDRGSDRGRRGKGGRGSGVRGRGRAPTGSRFSAQGMGTFNPADYTSEAGTGTTQTEVWDTVNNSTDGTVAWRNTLEDWAAEDWSEDVSLSETKVFTSSCAPAAENHITPGQSLDLTSLLQKPVVGGREPPSSSSTQSLVFTNSHHHQQPPPSRNATSSTSYAHAALSSVLGAGFGDLGQAKRTQPSAGAQILEQLKGPGLGPLPSSQAAPPVSTQGSNTSIGRLPGLGAPVPPPSSSSWDMKVSESNTTSLSSQFSREFGLQPEPSLVLSQLVQRHTGPSLPLARQPSPPLQQQAPPASASPAPHHTSTPAQAGPVMAAAGAKPPAPSAGLDPQGSSTPQQQRAQLKGQKRRIPPTSKIPSTAVEMPGSADVPGLNLQFGALDFGSESALPEFGVVDNCVSTASRESTPAPATASAAPGPGAQSQTSLYSKPLSDSLGSSLSVALPLPLSSSEPVYHSSAVALPSLTPSSLGTASSTNPPSSSSATSTTSSVPSSSPFSTVGGTYDGTMPPHTRLAFSQNKEATGPVMNGLNGVRTSAALDTSSASSTPKPDSPSMNISTNGASAPSSHLPSTLPAHSSTTLSNLAQDLPSASQLNSLNSHVSSHSSVSALGSSSLTYTSVDSSNVSSLAPSSGSYTSSQPTASALHSTHNSSNSSSSISHLANMPNMGNNMSSTVSGIVGTSGLHSAATSTTLGLGSNGATATSNLSAPRTTPLLSSSTGKAPPNLSQGVPPLLPNQYIMGPGGLLPAYPIYGYEDLHMLQSRLPMPSLQDYYGITFPGPTATLSGRDGSLANNPYSGEVTKFGRNDSTSPAPPTSLAAPQPPQAQSQGQNQAQPQPPQAQPQPQGQPQHHSSQQAFLPPGYSYTGLPYYPGVPGAVPSAAAFQYGPTMFVPPGGPGPASAKQHSMGLSLGNPSASPFQQQTQQQPSGYGQHTFSSGYEELTAGPVGVEYSKGYNSSSQAQAKSATGPGKGVSVTSSNSGVPDISGSVYNKTQSFDKQGFHAGTPPPFSLPSALGGPGPLNPGAAPGGYAPAPFLHILPHQQPHSQLLHHHLAQDGQGGPSQRGQSSSLQQKSQVNKSSYGSSPYWAN; from the exons ACCTCATGGGAAACGGTGGGAAAGAAGAAGCCCTTGGTGAAGGAAGGTCCATCAGAGAGCaaggaaaacaaggaaaatagggagaagaaaggagagagagaggctagCAAGGGCCGTGCCGCTGCCAACCGCAAAGGCAAAGGGGCCAGTCGGAGCCGACAGG CACGTCCAGAGGAGAATGGCGTGGAGGTGACACCAGTGGACAGAGGTTCGGATCGAGGTCGAAGGGGCAAAGGTGGCAGAG GATCTGGAGTTCGAGGTCGAGGCCGAGCACCGACAGGGAGCAGGTTCTCAGCCCAAGGCATGGG GACGTTCAATCCTGCGGACTACACCTCAGAGGCTGGAACAGGCACCACACAAACAGAGGTTTGGGATACGGTGAACAACAGCACAGATGGGACAG TTGCCTGGAGGAATACTTTGGAAGACTGGGCAGCTGAGGACTGGAGTGAAGATGTTAGT ctatCTGAGACCAAAGTGTTCACTTCTTCATGTGCACCTGCTGCTGAAAACCACATCACACCTGGGCAAAG tCTGGACctcacctctctgctgcagAAACCCGTGGTTGGAGGAAGAGAGccaccatcctcctcctcaacTCAGAGCCTGGTCTTCACCAACTCCCACCATCACCAGCAGCCGCCACCCAGCCGCAACGCCACCAGTAGCACAAGCTACGCACATGCTGCTTTG TCATCAGTTCTGGGAGCTGGTTTTGGGGACCTGGGCCAGGCCAAGAGGACTCAGCCCAGCGCTGGAGCTCAGATCCTGGAACAGCTGAAAGGTCCTGGCTTGGGTCCACTGCCCTCATCCCAGGCCGCACCTCCTGTAAGCACCCAAGGAAGCAACACCTCCATTGGTCGACTTCCAGGCCTGGGAGCACCTGTACCCCCACCCTCTTCCTCGAGCTGGGATATGAAGGTTTCAGAATCCAACACCACCTCGTTGTCCTCGCAGTTCAGTC GTGAGTTTGGTCTGCAGCCAGAGCCTTCTCTTGTGCTGAGCCAGCTGGTTCAGAGGCACACAGGCCCCTCCTTGCCTCTGGCACGTCAGCCCAGTCCTCCATTGCAACAGCAAGCACCTCCTGCTTCAGCCTCGCCTGCCCCCCATCACACCAGCACGCCAGCACAGGCAGGTCCGGTGatggctgctgctggtgctaAACCTCCTGCCCCTAGTGCAGGGCTGGACCCTCAGGGCAGCAGTACGCCACAGCAACAACGGGCACAGCTCAAAGGCCAGAAACGAAGGATACCTCCCACATCAAAG ATCCCCTCCACGGCAGTAGAGATGCCAGGCTCGGCTGACGTCCCCGGGCTAAACCTCCAGTTTGGAGCTCTAGACTTTGGCTCGGAGTCTGCATTGCCGGAGTTTGGAGTTGTGGACAATTGTGTGAGTACGGCCTCCAGGGAGTCCACGCCGGCCCCTGCCACAGCCTCAGCTGCACCAGGGCCAGGAGCACAGAGCCAAACAAGCTTGTACTCCAAACCACTCAG TGACTCACTGGGCAGCTCTCTCTCCGTCGCCCTGCCTTTGCCCCTTTCCTCATCAGAGCCAGTATATCACTCCTCAGCAGTGGCGTTGCCCAGTCTCACTCCCTCATCATTAGGGACTGCCAGCTCCACCAATCCTCCATCCTCTTCTTCAGCAACCTCAACCACCTCCTCTGtaccctcctcctctcccttctCCACAGTGGGGGGAACTTACGATGGGACCATGCCCCCTCACACACGACTGGCCTTTTCCCAGAACAAAGAAGCCACTGGGCCAGTTATG AATGGTCTGAATGGTGTGAGGACCTCTGCTGCACTGGACA CTTCATCAGCTTCTTCCACACCGAAGCCAGATTCGCCGTCTATGAACATCAGCACCAATGGTGCTTCAGCACCTTCATCCCACTTACCCTCCACCTTGCCTGCACACAGCTCCACCACACTCTCCAACCTGGCACAGGACTTGCCCTCAGCGAGCCAACTCAACTCCCTCAACAG CCATGTCAGCAGTCATTCCTCAGTTTCAGCTCTGGGCTCCAGCTCTCTCACA tacACCAGTGTTGATAGCAGCAACGTGAGCTCTCTTGCTCCGTCTTCTGGCTCTTACACATCGTCGCAGCCCACGGCCTCAGCACTCCACTCAAcccacaacagcagcaacagtagCAGCAGTATCAGCCACCTGGCCAACATGCCCAACATGGGCAACAACATGAGCAGCACAGTCAGCGGTATTGTTGGCACAAGCGGACTTCACTCTGCTGCCACCAGCACAACGCTGGGACTTGGCTCCAATGGAGCTACTGCCACGTCCAACCTCTCTGCACCAAGAACCACACCcctgctctcctcctccactg GTAAAGCTCCCCCTAACCTGTCCCAGGGAGTGCCTCCTCTGCTGCCCAACCAGTACATTATGGGCCCTGGGGGACTGCTGCCTGCTTACCCA ATCTATGGCTACGAGGACCTCCATATGCTCCAGTCCAGACTGCCAATG CCCTCTTTGCAGGACTACTATGGAATCACATTCCCCGGCCCCACAGCGACTCTCTCTGGCAGAGACGGGAGCCTAGCCAACAACCCCTACTCAG GTGAAGTCACAAAGTTTGGCAGGAACGACTCCACCTCCCCTGCACCCCCCACAAGCCTGGCGGCACCACAGCCTCCCCAGGCCCAGAGCCAAGGACAGAACCAGGCCCAGCCTCAGCCTCCTCAGGCCCAGCCTCAGCCCCAGGGCCAGCCACAGCACCACAGCAGTCAGCAGGCCTTTCTGCCACCAGGCTACAGCTACACAGGCCTGCCTTACTACCCTGGAGTGCCCGGTGCCGTTCCCAGTGCTGCTGCCTTCCAGTATGGCCCCACCATGTTTGTCCCTCCCGGAGGCCCAGGACCAGCTTCGGCCAAGCAGCACAGCATGGGCCTCAGCCTAGGAAATCCTTCGGCCAGCCCCTTCCAGCAGcagacacagcagcagcctAGTGGTTACGGCCAGCACACCTTCAGCTCAG GGTATGAGGAGCTGACAGCAGGGCCAGTGGGAGTGGAATACAGTAAAGGGTACAACTCCTCCTCACAGGCACAAGCCAAATCTGCTACTGGGCCTGGTAAAg GTGTCTCAGTGACATCCAGTAACTCCGGTGTGCCAGACATCAGCGGAAGTGTTTACAATAAGACCCAG TCTTTTGATAAGCAGGGTTTCCATGCGGGAACCCCCCCTCCCTTCAGCCTGCCATCAGCACTGGGGGGTCCAGGGCCACTGAACCCTGGAGCAGCTCCTGGAGGCTATGCACCTGCCCCATTCCTCCACATCTTGCCTCACCAGCAACCACACTCACAGCTGCTGCACCACCATCTAGCTCAGGATGGACAG GGTGGTCCGAGCCAGCGTGGCCAGTccagcagcctgcagcagaagagccaAGTCAACAAGTCGAGCTATGGCAGCTCCCCCTACTGGGCCAACTGA
- the ubap2a gene encoding ubiquitin-associated protein 2a isoform X1 has translation MMSSLGSDKSRGPREKALPAATHTSQPQKLIQATAEQIRLAQMIYDKSDADFEDKVNQLMEVTGKNQDECMVALHDCNEDVSRAINFLLESTSDMTSWETVGKKKPLVKEGPSESKENKENREKKGEREASKGRAAANRKGKGASRSRQARPEENGVEVTPVDRGSDRGRRGKGGRGSGVRGRGRAPTGSRFSAQGMGTFNPADYTSEAGTGTTQTEVWDTVNNSTDGTVAWRNTLEDWAAEDWSEDVSLSETKVFTSSCAPAAENHITPGQSLDLTSLLQKPVVGGREPPSSSSTQSLVFTNSHHHQQPPPSRNATSSTSYAHAALSSVLGAGFGDLGQAKRTQPSAGAQILEQLKGPGLGPLPSSQAAPPVSTQGSNTSIGRLPGLGAPVPPPSSSSWDMKVSESNTTSLSSQFSREFGLQPEPSLVLSQLVQRHTGPSLPLARQPSPPLQQQAPPASASPAPHHTSTPAQAGPVMAAAGAKPPAPSAGLDPQGSSTPQQQRAQLKGQKRRIPPTSKIPSTAVEMPGSADVPGLNLQFGALDFGSESALPEFGVVDNCVSTASRESTPAPATASAAPGPGAQSQTSLYSKPLSDSLGSSLSVALPLPLSSSEPVYHSSAVALPSLTPSSLGTASSTNPPSSSSATSTTSSVPSSSPFSTVGGTYDGTMPPHTRLAFSQNKEATGPVMNGLNGVRTSAALDTSSASSTPKPDSPSMNISTNGASAPSSHLPSTLPAHSSTTLSNLAQDLPSASQLNSLNSHVSSHSSVSALGSSSLTYTSVDSSNVSSLAPSSGSYTSSQPTASALHSTHNSSNSSSSISHLANMPNMGNNMSSTVSGIVGTSGLHSAATSTTLGLGSNGATATSNLSAPRTTPLLSSSTGKAPPNLSQGVPPLLPNQYIMGPGGLLPAYPQIYGYEDLHMLQSRLPMPSLQDYYGITFPGPTATLSGRDGSLANNPYSGEVTKFGRNDSTSPAPPTSLAAPQPPQAQSQGQNQAQPQPPQAQPQPQGQPQHHSSQQAFLPPGYSYTGLPYYPGVPGAVPSAAAFQYGPTMFVPPGGPGPASAKQHSMGLSLGNPSASPFQQQTQQQPSGYGQHTFSSGYEELTAGPVGVEYSKGYNSSSQAQAKSATGPGKGVSVTSSNSGVPDISGSVYNKTQSFDKQGFHAGTPPPFSLPSALGGPGPLNPGAAPGGYAPAPFLHILPHQQPHSQLLHHHLAQDGQGGPSQRGQSSSLQQKSQVNKSSYGSSPYWAN, from the exons ACCTCATGGGAAACGGTGGGAAAGAAGAAGCCCTTGGTGAAGGAAGGTCCATCAGAGAGCaaggaaaacaaggaaaatagggagaagaaaggagagagagaggctagCAAGGGCCGTGCCGCTGCCAACCGCAAAGGCAAAGGGGCCAGTCGGAGCCGACAGG CACGTCCAGAGGAGAATGGCGTGGAGGTGACACCAGTGGACAGAGGTTCGGATCGAGGTCGAAGGGGCAAAGGTGGCAGAG GATCTGGAGTTCGAGGTCGAGGCCGAGCACCGACAGGGAGCAGGTTCTCAGCCCAAGGCATGGG GACGTTCAATCCTGCGGACTACACCTCAGAGGCTGGAACAGGCACCACACAAACAGAGGTTTGGGATACGGTGAACAACAGCACAGATGGGACAG TTGCCTGGAGGAATACTTTGGAAGACTGGGCAGCTGAGGACTGGAGTGAAGATGTTAGT ctatCTGAGACCAAAGTGTTCACTTCTTCATGTGCACCTGCTGCTGAAAACCACATCACACCTGGGCAAAG tCTGGACctcacctctctgctgcagAAACCCGTGGTTGGAGGAAGAGAGccaccatcctcctcctcaacTCAGAGCCTGGTCTTCACCAACTCCCACCATCACCAGCAGCCGCCACCCAGCCGCAACGCCACCAGTAGCACAAGCTACGCACATGCTGCTTTG TCATCAGTTCTGGGAGCTGGTTTTGGGGACCTGGGCCAGGCCAAGAGGACTCAGCCCAGCGCTGGAGCTCAGATCCTGGAACAGCTGAAAGGTCCTGGCTTGGGTCCACTGCCCTCATCCCAGGCCGCACCTCCTGTAAGCACCCAAGGAAGCAACACCTCCATTGGTCGACTTCCAGGCCTGGGAGCACCTGTACCCCCACCCTCTTCCTCGAGCTGGGATATGAAGGTTTCAGAATCCAACACCACCTCGTTGTCCTCGCAGTTCAGTC GTGAGTTTGGTCTGCAGCCAGAGCCTTCTCTTGTGCTGAGCCAGCTGGTTCAGAGGCACACAGGCCCCTCCTTGCCTCTGGCACGTCAGCCCAGTCCTCCATTGCAACAGCAAGCACCTCCTGCTTCAGCCTCGCCTGCCCCCCATCACACCAGCACGCCAGCACAGGCAGGTCCGGTGatggctgctgctggtgctaAACCTCCTGCCCCTAGTGCAGGGCTGGACCCTCAGGGCAGCAGTACGCCACAGCAACAACGGGCACAGCTCAAAGGCCAGAAACGAAGGATACCTCCCACATCAAAG ATCCCCTCCACGGCAGTAGAGATGCCAGGCTCGGCTGACGTCCCCGGGCTAAACCTCCAGTTTGGAGCTCTAGACTTTGGCTCGGAGTCTGCATTGCCGGAGTTTGGAGTTGTGGACAATTGTGTGAGTACGGCCTCCAGGGAGTCCACGCCGGCCCCTGCCACAGCCTCAGCTGCACCAGGGCCAGGAGCACAGAGCCAAACAAGCTTGTACTCCAAACCACTCAG TGACTCACTGGGCAGCTCTCTCTCCGTCGCCCTGCCTTTGCCCCTTTCCTCATCAGAGCCAGTATATCACTCCTCAGCAGTGGCGTTGCCCAGTCTCACTCCCTCATCATTAGGGACTGCCAGCTCCACCAATCCTCCATCCTCTTCTTCAGCAACCTCAACCACCTCCTCTGtaccctcctcctctcccttctCCACAGTGGGGGGAACTTACGATGGGACCATGCCCCCTCACACACGACTGGCCTTTTCCCAGAACAAAGAAGCCACTGGGCCAGTTATG AATGGTCTGAATGGTGTGAGGACCTCTGCTGCACTGGACA CTTCATCAGCTTCTTCCACACCGAAGCCAGATTCGCCGTCTATGAACATCAGCACCAATGGTGCTTCAGCACCTTCATCCCACTTACCCTCCACCTTGCCTGCACACAGCTCCACCACACTCTCCAACCTGGCACAGGACTTGCCCTCAGCGAGCCAACTCAACTCCCTCAACAG CCATGTCAGCAGTCATTCCTCAGTTTCAGCTCTGGGCTCCAGCTCTCTCACA tacACCAGTGTTGATAGCAGCAACGTGAGCTCTCTTGCTCCGTCTTCTGGCTCTTACACATCGTCGCAGCCCACGGCCTCAGCACTCCACTCAAcccacaacagcagcaacagtagCAGCAGTATCAGCCACCTGGCCAACATGCCCAACATGGGCAACAACATGAGCAGCACAGTCAGCGGTATTGTTGGCACAAGCGGACTTCACTCTGCTGCCACCAGCACAACGCTGGGACTTGGCTCCAATGGAGCTACTGCCACGTCCAACCTCTCTGCACCAAGAACCACACCcctgctctcctcctccactg GTAAAGCTCCCCCTAACCTGTCCCAGGGAGTGCCTCCTCTGCTGCCCAACCAGTACATTATGGGCCCTGGGGGACTGCTGCCTGCTTACCCA CAGATCTATGGCTACGAGGACCTCCATATGCTCCAGTCCAGACTGCCAATG CCCTCTTTGCAGGACTACTATGGAATCACATTCCCCGGCCCCACAGCGACTCTCTCTGGCAGAGACGGGAGCCTAGCCAACAACCCCTACTCAG GTGAAGTCACAAAGTTTGGCAGGAACGACTCCACCTCCCCTGCACCCCCCACAAGCCTGGCGGCACCACAGCCTCCCCAGGCCCAGAGCCAAGGACAGAACCAGGCCCAGCCTCAGCCTCCTCAGGCCCAGCCTCAGCCCCAGGGCCAGCCACAGCACCACAGCAGTCAGCAGGCCTTTCTGCCACCAGGCTACAGCTACACAGGCCTGCCTTACTACCCTGGAGTGCCCGGTGCCGTTCCCAGTGCTGCTGCCTTCCAGTATGGCCCCACCATGTTTGTCCCTCCCGGAGGCCCAGGACCAGCTTCGGCCAAGCAGCACAGCATGGGCCTCAGCCTAGGAAATCCTTCGGCCAGCCCCTTCCAGCAGcagacacagcagcagcctAGTGGTTACGGCCAGCACACCTTCAGCTCAG GGTATGAGGAGCTGACAGCAGGGCCAGTGGGAGTGGAATACAGTAAAGGGTACAACTCCTCCTCACAGGCACAAGCCAAATCTGCTACTGGGCCTGGTAAAg GTGTCTCAGTGACATCCAGTAACTCCGGTGTGCCAGACATCAGCGGAAGTGTTTACAATAAGACCCAG TCTTTTGATAAGCAGGGTTTCCATGCGGGAACCCCCCCTCCCTTCAGCCTGCCATCAGCACTGGGGGGTCCAGGGCCACTGAACCCTGGAGCAGCTCCTGGAGGCTATGCACCTGCCCCATTCCTCCACATCTTGCCTCACCAGCAACCACACTCACAGCTGCTGCACCACCATCTAGCTCAGGATGGACAG GGTGGTCCGAGCCAGCGTGGCCAGTccagcagcctgcagcagaagagccaAGTCAACAAGTCGAGCTATGGCAGCTCCCCCTACTGGGCCAACTGA